A single region of the Lysinibacillus sp. B2A1 genome encodes:
- the sufC gene encoding Fe-S cluster assembly ATPase SufC, producing the protein MFMSTLVIKDLHVEIDGKEILKGVNLTINTNEIHAIMGPNGTGKSTLASAIMGHPKYEVTSGTVELDGEDVLEMEVDERAKAGLFLAMQYPSEIAGVTNADFLRSAINARREEGDEISLMKFIRELDKNMEFLEMNEDMAQRYLNEGFSGGEKKRNEILQLMMIKPTIAILDEIDSGLDIDALKVVSKGINAMRGEGFGCLMITHYQRLLNYITPDHVHVMMQGRVVKSGGAELAQRLEAEGYDWIKKELGIEEETEEQEA; encoded by the coding sequence ATTTTCATGTCAACTTTAGTTATTAAAGATCTTCACGTTGAAATCGACGGGAAAGAGATTTTAAAAGGTGTAAACCTTACAATCAATACAAATGAAATTCACGCAATCATGGGACCTAACGGAACTGGTAAATCGACACTAGCTTCTGCTATCATGGGGCATCCTAAATATGAAGTAACTTCAGGTACTGTTGAACTTGATGGAGAAGATGTGCTTGAAATGGAAGTAGACGAGCGTGCTAAAGCTGGTTTATTCCTAGCTATGCAATATCCATCTGAAATTGCGGGTGTAACAAATGCTGATTTCTTACGTTCAGCTATTAATGCACGTCGTGAAGAAGGCGATGAAATTTCATTAATGAAATTTATTCGTGAATTAGATAAAAACATGGAATTCCTTGAAATGAATGAAGATATGGCTCAACGTTATTTAAATGAAGGTTTCTCTGGCGGTGAGAAAAAACGTAATGAGATTCTTCAATTGATGATGATTAAACCAACAATTGCGATTTTAGACGAAATTGATTCTGGTCTTGATATCGATGCGCTGAAAGTAGTATCAAAAGGCATCAACGCAATGCGCGGAGAAGGCTTTGGCTGCTTAATGATTACACACTACCAACGTCTACTTAACTACATTACGCCAGACCATGTACACGTAATGATGCAAGGACGTGTTGTCAAATCAGGTGGTGCTGAGCTTGCACAACGCTTAGAGGCAGAAGGTTATGACTGGATTAAAAAAGAATTAGGTATCGAAGAAGAAACAGAAGAACAAGAAGCATAA
- a CDS encoding response regulator receiver protein: MWRIIMVEDEQPILELHKRLLEKDSLFEVIASFTSSIEAAKEIAAITCDAILLDIEMPKMNGLELASNLVEEGIDVPIIFSTAYTKYAVDAFRVQALDYILKPITPNTVLRLDERLAKYYGRQHQQVLTKLEVRLSGDVGTRMNGKAIKWRTRVTEELFYYLLINEGKVVSKYRILDDIWPNLDEKKAIANLYNTIYRLRQLFNELSVPIQIERVNDGYELRTNESVEIQYESDQDAFLLESKGYLWAYNYKIS, encoded by the coding sequence ATGTGGAGAATTATTATGGTAGAGGATGAGCAGCCTATTTTAGAATTGCATAAACGTTTACTAGAGAAAGATAGTTTATTTGAAGTAATTGCTTCCTTTACCTCTTCAATTGAAGCGGCAAAAGAAATTGCAGCAATCACCTGCGATGCCATTCTTTTAGACATCGAAATGCCTAAAATGAATGGTCTTGAACTTGCGTCTAATTTGGTAGAAGAAGGCATTGATGTTCCGATAATATTTTCGACTGCGTACACAAAATATGCAGTAGATGCTTTTCGAGTTCAAGCGTTAGATTATATTTTAAAACCAATAACGCCAAATACAGTATTACGGCTAGATGAAAGACTTGCCAAATACTATGGTAGGCAGCATCAGCAAGTTTTGACAAAGCTAGAAGTAAGACTAAGTGGAGATGTTGGAACACGCATGAACGGAAAGGCTATAAAATGGCGAACAAGGGTGACAGAGGAGCTCTTTTATTACTTGCTGATAAATGAAGGCAAAGTAGTTTCTAAATACCGAATTTTAGATGATATTTGGCCAAATCTTGATGAAAAAAAGGCAATAGCAAATCTTTATAATACAATTTATCGACTTCGTCAGCTTTTTAACGAATTGAGTGTCCCGATTCAAATAGAGCGGGTAAATGATGGGTATGAGTTAAGAACAAATGAGTCTGTTGAAATTCAATATGAATCTGATCAAGATGCATTTTTGCTTGAATCAAAGGGATATTTATGGGCCTATAATTATAAAATATCATAA